In one Juglans regia cultivar Chandler chromosome 11, Walnut 2.0, whole genome shotgun sequence genomic region, the following are encoded:
- the LOC118349900 gene encoding uncharacterized protein LOC118349900, which produces MEAPAQPKWVKYLTAELKIATAEEAWPFFEDYCNLAKYAPDVVDTSHFVEGICNQPGLVRYCAATATKVWDGRMQSKKLWVNEKLNQIDPIKKSLTYEVKENNVGIKTLVGTCSAYPISKESKQGCNLQWSFVADPIPGWEQDEFASFIQAMLNSMAKNIEDTVTAKKKKTEDSKIPRCCLPNFLRMIKSNLKI; this is translated from the coding sequence ATGGAAGCACCAGCACAACCAAAATGGGTAAAATATCTCACTGCAGAACTCAAAATCGCAACAGCAGAAGAAGCATGGCCGTTCTTCGAGGACTACTGCAACCTAGCCAAATATGCTCCTGACGTAGTCGACACGAGTCACTTTGTCGAAGGGATCTGCAACCAGCCTGGCCTCGTCCGCTACTGCGCTGCCACAGCAACAAAAGTATGGGACGGGCGTATGCAATCGAAGAAATTGTGGGTCAATGAGAAGCTAAATCAGATAGATCCCATCAAGAAGTCTTTGACCTACGAAGTCAAGGAAAATAACGTCGGCATCAAGACCCTAGTGGGAACATGCTCAGCATATCCAATCAGCAAGGAAAGCAAACAAGGGTGCAATCTCCAGTGGTCATTCGTCGCTGATCCAATTCCAGGGTGGGAACAAGATGAGTTTGCATCTTTTATTCAGGCTATGCTAAATTCCATGGCAAAGAACATAGAAGATACAGTAACCGCCAAGAAAAAGAAGACAGAAGATTCCAAGATCCCAAGATGCTGTCTTCCAAATTTCCtcagaatgataaaatcaaatctcaaaatttaa